In the genome of Fulvivirga maritima, one region contains:
- a CDS encoding ABC transporter ATP-binding protein, translated as MRFVKPYKGRFFLLIFLTIALGVLAPLLPLLIQQTLDNHVAYGDYQGMVNMMLVLGGILFAQALVQYAHTYLSGWLGQYVIRDIRVQLYEHLVKLRLKFFDNTPIGRLVTRTISDVETLADVFSQGLAAMMGDLLQLIFILIIMFSSDWRLALISLSTLPILLVSTYVFKEKIKVAFNDVRNAVANLNSFVQEHITGMSIVQIFGSEEREYEKFKAINREHKRANLKSVLYYSVYFPVAEIISAAGIGLLVWYGAKGVIDEAVTGITIGKLIAFIMYIQMFFRPIRMIADRFNTLQLGIVSSSRILKLLDNDEYIPNTGNHNPENIEGAVSFQNVWFAYNDEDYVLKDINFNVKPGETLALVGATGAGKSSIINLLSRFYDINKGSIEVDGVDVKQYDLASLRSKIGVVLQDVFLYSDTILYNITLGNESITEEEVMHAAELVGAKKFIERLPGGLHYNVMERGSTLSVGQRQLISFVRAMVYDPKILVLDEATSSVDTETEELIQNAIERMMKDRTAVVIAHRLSTIQKADKIIVLDKGEIKEEGNHSELIELGGYYTQLHKMQYKEIV; from the coding sequence ATGCGGTTTGTGAAGCCTTATAAAGGAAGGTTTTTTCTACTTATTTTCTTAACCATAGCACTAGGAGTTTTAGCCCCATTGTTGCCTTTGCTTATACAGCAGACATTAGATAATCATGTTGCGTACGGAGACTACCAGGGCATGGTTAATATGATGTTGGTGCTCGGAGGAATATTATTCGCTCAGGCTCTAGTGCAATATGCCCACACCTACCTTTCTGGCTGGCTTGGTCAGTATGTTATCAGAGATATTAGGGTACAGCTATATGAACATTTAGTAAAACTAAGGCTTAAGTTTTTTGATAATACCCCTATCGGAAGGCTTGTAACAAGAACTATTTCTGATGTGGAGACTTTGGCCGATGTTTTTTCTCAAGGATTGGCCGCTATGATGGGAGACTTGCTGCAGCTGATCTTTATTTTAATCATTATGTTTTCTAGTGATTGGCGCCTGGCACTAATCAGTTTATCTACATTGCCTATTTTGCTGGTTTCTACTTATGTATTTAAAGAGAAAATAAAAGTGGCATTTAACGATGTGCGTAACGCTGTGGCTAACCTCAACTCTTTTGTGCAAGAACATATTACCGGAATGAGCATAGTACAGATATTTGGTAGTGAAGAGAGAGAATATGAAAAGTTTAAAGCCATTAACAGAGAGCACAAAAGAGCCAACCTAAAATCTGTTCTTTATTATTCTGTCTATTTTCCAGTGGCAGAAATAATCAGTGCGGCAGGTATTGGTTTGCTGGTTTGGTATGGAGCTAAGGGAGTGATAGATGAAGCCGTTACCGGAATTACCATTGGTAAGCTGATAGCCTTTATTATGTATATCCAAATGTTCTTCAGACCAATAAGAATGATTGCAGATAGGTTTAACACTTTGCAGTTGGGTATTGTAAGCTCATCCAGAATACTGAAGCTTTTGGATAACGATGAGTACATCCCTAATACAGGAAATCATAACCCTGAAAATATTGAAGGAGCCGTTTCATTTCAAAATGTGTGGTTTGCTTATAATGATGAGGACTATGTGCTGAAGGATATCAACTTTAATGTAAAACCAGGAGAAACTCTGGCCCTAGTAGGAGCCACAGGAGCTGGTAAATCTTCAATTATCAATTTGCTGAGTCGTTTTTATGATATTAATAAAGGAAGCATAGAAGTAGACGGTGTAGATGTTAAGCAATATGATTTAGCCAGTTTACGCAGTAAAATTGGAGTGGTACTACAAGACGTATTTCTTTATAGTGATACTATTTTGTACAACATTACTTTAGGAAATGAATCTATTACAGAAGAAGAAGTAATGCATGCTGCTGAGCTTGTAGGCGCTAAGAAGTTTATAGAAAGACTGCCAGGAGGCTTGCATTATAATGTGATGGAGCGTGGCTCTACTCTTTCTGTAGGTCAAAGACAATTGATCTCTTTTGTACGGGCTATGGTTTATGATCCTAAAATTTTGGTTTTAGATGAAGCCACGTCATCAGTAGATACAGAGACAGAAGAGCTGATACAAAATGCCATAGAAAGAATGATGAAAGATAGAACGGCCGTAGTTATTGCGCACCGACTTTCTACCATTCAAAAGGCAGATAAAATCATAGTATTAGACAAAGGAGAAATTAAAGAAGAAGGAAATCATTCAGAGTTGATTGAACTTGGGGGTTACTATACTCAGCTTCATAAGATGCAGTATAAGGAGATAGTTTAA